The Microtus pennsylvanicus isolate mMicPen1 chromosome 14, mMicPen1.hap1, whole genome shotgun sequence DNA window GCTCCAGGCCCTGTCATTTCCCCCACAGCCTTGTGACTCTTAATTCCCCTTCTGGGCTCCACCTCCCATCTGCCCTCTTTCCATGAGGCAGATCTGCCCAATACTCTCACCAGAAGGACGGGCAGTTGTTGATGTTGGCGATGATGTTGGCCCTATAATTTCTCAACAGTTTGCTTTTCTCTAAAAATTCATCAAAGGTGCGCTGGTAACTGACAAAACCAGAAGGGGCACATTTAGGACCAGTTCAAACACTGGGACAATAGAAGCCACTCCTCTCAGTCTGTGGGTTGCTGATCTCCCCAGGGATCAAGGGAGGGACCATAAGCTCCTAAATATCATATTACAAGCTGTAAAAACTGAGGCTAGAGGGGCAGAGCCCCATTTGGGCTCCAGAGAAAGTGCTGCCTGACTCTAGGGTCCCCATTCTTTCCCcaatcccctcctcttccccagccCCCTCTGTAACTGGGACGCCTAAGGGTGGGGAGGAAACGAAGTTAATTCAGAGGACATCATGGGAAGGAGCAGCAGGCTCTCTGTGCCTCGTGGCGTATCTTCTTCTAAGCCACAAACTGCTCAGTTAGGGAGCTCTGCTGATGACAAAGTCAGGGAGCCCACCCGAGGTTCTCGGTGCTCTGGACTGGGGCAGGGCAGAAGACTTGGGCTATAGCTGACATTCTAAGCGCAGAGAGATCCATGGTTCCCAGTGGTGCTGGGGTCctgtgtgctacacacacacacacacacacacacacacacacacacacacacacgtacctccTCAGCAGTGCAGCCAGCTCCACCAGTAGCAACTGCTTTATCTGTAGCCCCACATCGGAGGTGATGTTCTCAGCCTTGACCTGGCTTTGTGAGATGATCTGCAGGGAGCAGCAGGTAAGTATAGCAGGTACCCTCTAGACTGGGACAGGGGCAGAGCATGGGAGGGAAGTGCATGCTGGAACATGGGGCCCAGCAGAGGTGAGCTGTGGCTGTTCTGTGGGTCTGAGGGGCAGTTACGGGTACCTGGACGATGTCGATTGCCAGCTCACTGTGGTAGTGGCCATCCAGGCTCTGGGGAGCCACATCCCGGGCCCAGCGCTGAGACTCTAGCTCTAAAGCTCGGGTCATTAGTAACTTCACGTTGGTCTAGGAGAAAAGAGGCTGGTTACAGTGGCACTAAACCTGTCACTAAGCTCACGCAGAAGTGTCTGTCTCCACGCTGCCCTCTTAGGCCCCGCCTTCAGCATTTGAACTCACCACCTCATTGGACAGGAACACAGCCTCCAACAACCTGATCTGCTTAGGGGGCAGGAGGCTCCCAAGCCTGATACCTTGTAGCTCCTTGGCCAACTTAGGGCTGTTCAGAATATCACTGTAGGCAGAGAGACAAGGGCGTGAGGGGTGCGACAGCCGCAGCCCTGCAGCTTAGTCCAGCTGCAGACATTGTTGCatcttctgcccctccccctccccatgtcAGACCACACTCAGTTGAGTTCAGGCTGGAGTCATCCTGCTTCTTTGTATCAGCCCCAGCCACCCCTCCTGCTCTAAACCAGTTCCCTAGTCCTTGTGCCCTGAACCCCGCCCAGCCCcattctctcctgcccagctctCTGAAAgatcttcttccttttccctgctTCTGCCCTGGCCACCAACAGTGTCTTCACCCTAGAGCCGCTCTCAAGTCTGATGTGTCTACCAGGCTTCCCCGCTTGCACAGATGCAACACAGCTTCTGGCCCCCTCTGCCTGTCAAGCCAGCCCAGTACTCCCATCAGGTCAGCCTTGTGGCTCAACAGGATGGGCTGACCTGGAACTGCTCTGTAGAACTCTCTTGGTGCCTCAAGTGGCCGCAGAGTTCCCAGGGGACCTGCCCAGCCGTGGCATGGCCTAAGGCCCTTTGTTTGCCTGGAACATTAAGAATGACCCTTTGTGCGCTTCACCTAGTTTGCATGCACTTGAGCCGCACtttggttagggttaggcctCAACATGCCTCCCTTGGGCTCCGTGTTCAGGCTAGCCTTAGCTTCCTGTCTTGCGGCTAGCTGTGCCCAAGTTAGGAGACCCCAAAGCATCACAGGGGCAGGAAGGTGACCAGGCAGGGGGTGTGAGTGCCTGGCATTTCCTGGTGAGTCAGGACAAACCAGCAGGAACTAGCTCAGGGCCCAGCTGTCTGTGGACGTCCCTGCCCGTTTTCCCCATTTCCTGCTGGCTCTTCACCTATCACCCTGCTGTGCCCTTTCGCTGGCCCTCCCACAGGAGGCTGGCTCAGCACCTGGCAAGCTGTtcacacactgctcacactgtcGGAACCCCCAGTCTGCCCTCCGGTATACTTTACACTCAGGTCTGGGGAGTCAGTACGAATCCCTGGTCTTCCATTGAGATCTCTGTCTATCTGACAGTCCCCAAGAGGGACACCTAGAGCCACTCCACTGTAGCTAGCTCTCTTGCTTGGGGTTGTTAAGACACAACAGCTTGGTTCCCAGAATGTCACTTCTCTTACCTGGAAAATCACCCTCCCTACCACTTCTTCTTTGTATGTtctgtcccctccctgcctgACAGTACATCCATTAAAGTGTGAACTGACTCAATACATAAGACTCCCTGACTCCCCCAGATCTGGTCTCCTCTCAAGCCTGGTGCTCTGGCCTCCTCCGTGTCCAGCTGTGTCTGGCACAGACCCTCCCTGTTTCGCTGCCACAGCCCCTCCCTGTTTCATCTCTGTTCAGATCGGGAACCTCCTTGAGAACGAATGACCGAGTCCCTTTTTCTGTGCTTCCCTTTCCCCGATTGCAGAAGTGGCAAAGGTCCAGGAAACTGAAGTGCAAAGCCGCTGGGTACAAGTCCCAGCTCTCTCCCTTCACCCCAACACCAGCTTTCCCATCAACAATGTCTGCCTCTAGTGTCTCAGCACCCCTTCCACAGAGGAGACCCATCCCATCCACTGGCAAAGCTCACTTGGGGTAGAAGTTCTGCACCCAGAGCAGCAGCAAGTAGGTGTCCCTCTCACACAGCTCGAATTGTGCCAAGGTGCACAGGTGGGCCGCGAAGTGCTCGTGGTAGCTCTTGGCATAGGTGTGCACAACGTTGAATTCAGCGGGAAACAGCGGTTTCAGccgctccaccaccacctccaggtcCTCCTTCATGGTGCGGCCCATGTGCAGGAACCTGTTCTCGGCCTCCGAGCGGCCCTCGGGCACCACGGCTGGCTGCGCGTCCAAACGCTCCGCTGCCACCTCCGCCACGCCACCCCTCCACAGTTGCAGCCAGCACCGCGGGCGCGTAGCTGCCAGCACCGCCACCGCGGGTGCCGTGGCCGCCCGACggtcctccagctcctgctgtgaTACCACCTCCAGTGCCTGGTGCAGCCGCTCAGGTGGCGCCTCCAGTGGCCGCCGCAGCACCCGGAACACCTGGTCACGCAGCAGCAAGTACAGCGCCTCCACCTTGCTCTGCTGGCGCACCAGCTCCTCATCACTTGTGCCACCCGCagttgcctcagcctccagctcCCGCTCCAATGCCAGCACCCGCCACGCGGTCTCCAGCCGCCCACTCTCCAGGGCCTCCTTGACCTCCTCCACTGCAGTGTAGAAACCCGCGTTTAGGACCACAAACCCACCAGAGACAAGCGGAGGGTGAGATCCCAGGGAGGAGGCCAAGGCCCCCGACAAGATGGGGGCAGAGAACCACATCTCCTAGACTGGTGACTCGCCTAGCTGCCTCACCTGGCCGAGTGGCTTATGACCCCTTCCCCTCCAAATCTGCACCATGCTGCTTTCCTGCTACTCCAGCCTCAGCTACCCCCACAGCCTACCTGTCGGTGGTGGACCATCTAGCTCGGGGCTGGACTTGGGCTGGACTTCAGGATCTGATAATCTGggctggctctttttcttcttccctttggtGAAGACACTGAACATGTTGGCCAGTCCTTTGgacttcttcttctccttctttgcagactcttcttcctccccat harbors:
- the Tnfaip2 gene encoding tumor necrosis factor alpha-induced protein 2, producing MLKMVTFFQGLPGQKSVPGTLDFPGSPQKSRSTSEAESEASMSEASSEDLMPSQHTGMAPDGEEEESAKKEKKKSKGLANMFSVFTKGKKKKSQPRLSDPEVQPKSSPELDGPPPTVEEVKEALESGRLETAWRVLALERELEAEATAGGTSDEELVRQQSKVEALYLLLRDQVFRVLRRPLEAPPERLHQALEVVSQQELEDRRAATAPAVAVLAATRPRCWLQLWRGGVAEVAAERLDAQPAVVPEGRSEAENRFLHMGRTMKEDLEVVVERLKPLFPAEFNVVHTYAKSYHEHFAAHLCTLAQFELCERDTYLLLLWVQNFYPNDILNSPKLAKELQGIRLGSLLPPKQIRLLEAVFLSNEVTNVKLLMTRALELESQRWARDVAPQSLDGHYHSELAIDIVQIISQSQVKAENITSDVGLQIKQLLLVELAALLRSYQRTFDEFLEKSKLLRNYRANIIANINNCPSFWTSMEQTWQIPQDSLRYLMEPLKDLKAHGFDTLLQSLFLDLKPLFKKFTQTRWATPVETLEEIITAVDVRLPEFSELKDCFREELMEAVHLHLVKEYIIRLSKRRLVLKTEEQQQQLARHILANADVIQHFCTQNGSTATWLNQALPKIAEIIHLQDPNAIKIEVATYATLYPDFSKGHLTAILAIKGNLLSSEVKSIRNILDINTEVQEPCRPLFSLIKVG